The following proteins are co-located in the Halarcobacter sp. genome:
- a CDS encoding prepilin peptidase, translating to MIFHLSFFIFSFFISYIDFTRYKIPNVMIVTLSIFLIIFGFLENKLIIYSFIILIIFLLFFVTIILLMPKMILGGGDIKYILVITLYLQPISIPIFLIVTGIVQTIFLLYYQKIKKRRVAPMAPAIFLSVIIVKINEFMDIYNIM from the coding sequence ATGATTTTTCATTTATCATTTTTTATTTTTTCATTTTTTATATCTTATATAGACTTTACAAGATATAAAATTCCTAATGTGATGATAGTCACACTTTCAATATTTCTAATAATTTTTGGTTTTCTAGAAAATAAACTAATAATTTATTCTTTTATTATTTTAATAATATTTTTACTTTTTTTTGTTACAATTATTCTTTTAATGCCTAAAATGATTTTAGGTGGCGGAGATATAAAATATATTTTAGTAATAACTTTATATCTACAACCAATTTCTATACCAATTTTCTTAATAGTAACGGGTATAGTTCAAACAATTTTTTTACTTTATTACCAAAAGATAAAAAAAAGAAGAGTAGCTCCAATGGCTCCTGCTATTTTTTTATCTGTAATTATAGTAAAGATAAACGAGTTTATGGACATTTATAATATAATGTAA
- the maf gene encoding septum formation inhibitor Maf translates to MIRLGSNSQTRALILKNNNIDFIQNGGDFDEDSIKSKNPKSFVYQATLGKYNELLKKYGIEDMPLLVADSVVTANNQLLRKAKDEEDARRMLKLQSGNKTSVITCMIYKSKKKELIDISITTYEFAKFKDKDIEEYIKSKECFGKAGAIMVEGFCKPYILNVKGYESTAMGLCVEKLKLFL, encoded by the coding sequence GTGATTAGATTAGGTTCAAATTCACAAACAAGAGCACTGATTCTTAAAAACAATAATATAGACTTTATACAAAATGGTGGAGATTTTGATGAAGATTCCATAAAATCCAAAAATCCAAAATCTTTTGTTTATCAAGCAACCTTAGGTAAATATAACGAATTATTAAAAAAATATGGAATTGAAGATATGCCATTATTAGTTGCTGATTCTGTAGTTACTGCAAATAATCAACTTCTTAGAAAAGCAAAAGATGAAGAAGATGCAAGAAGAATGTTAAAACTTCAAAGTGGAAATAAAACTTCAGTAATTACATGTATGATATATAAAAGTAAAAAGAAAGAACTAATTGATATTTCTATTACTACATATGAGTTTGCAAAATTTAAAGATAAAGATATAGAAGAGTACATTAAATCAAAAGAGTGTTTTGGCAAAGCAGGTGCAATTATGGTTGAAGGTTTTTGCAAACCTTATATTTTAAATGTAAAAGGTTATGAAAGTACAGCAATGGGACTTTGTGTAGAAAAATTGAAACTTTTTTTATAA
- a CDS encoding tellurium resistance protein TerC: MYNCEMNTLKLSGIFILASFLITLISYFFKYDIFIFAGLFAWVALILLFKKIGNIKLLISLIFLSMIIFLFSSYNNFIIDYKKAILVNQYMLTLLIGVGFLRLIATPKNETLKELPKGDLSFIKTYLGVHLFGSVINMSSLILVADKLYKKAKLTKLQAIVLTRAFATDAYWSPFFVAFAAVSTYSSGFKAIEVVSTGIILAILAFFVTYIELKKTHNLSEFRGYPLQFDTLILPVILALLVLITNHYYPHTKVILLISLFSIALTSLILPFKLGLKKAIKSLNFHVTNELPKMKNEIGLFLIAGMFGVSISTLLVGFNIEFPFERFDGLSASIILLVQILLSFVGIHPIITIAIIGNWTGDINHTLLAMTFLMAWSTSVCTSPFSGVNLTMQARYGLNTFEIFKTNFLYALKMYIICVIILFLLANYLGI; the protein is encoded by the coding sequence ATGTATAATTGCGAAATGAATACTTTGAAACTATCTGGCATATTTATTCTTGCCTCATTTTTAATTACACTTATTAGCTATTTTTTTAAATATGATATTTTTATTTTTGCAGGATTATTTGCATGGGTAGCTTTAATTTTACTATTTAAGAAAATTGGAAACATAAAATTACTTATATCTTTGATATTTTTATCGATGATAATTTTTCTTTTTAGTTCATACAATAATTTTATTATTGATTATAAAAAAGCAATACTAGTAAATCAATATATGCTGACACTTTTAATTGGAGTAGGATTTTTAAGATTAATTGCAACTCCTAAAAATGAAACATTAAAAGAGTTACCAAAAGGAGATTTATCTTTTATAAAAACATATTTAGGAGTACATCTTTTTGGTTCAGTAATAAATATGTCTTCATTGATTTTGGTTGCAGATAAACTTTATAAAAAAGCAAAATTAACTAAACTTCAAGCTATTGTATTAACAAGAGCTTTTGCTACAGATGCATATTGGTCTCCATTTTTTGTAGCTTTTGCAGCAGTTTCTACTTATTCTTCAGGCTTTAAAGCAATTGAAGTAGTTTCTACAGGAATTATATTAGCAATTTTAGCTTTTTTTGTTACATATATTGAATTAAAAAAAACACATAACTTAAGTGAATTTAGGGGTTATCCTTTACAATTTGACACTTTAATACTACCTGTAATATTAGCTTTATTGGTTCTTATTACAAATCATTATTACCCACATACAAAAGTGATTTTACTTATCTCTTTATTTTCTATTGCCCTAACAAGTTTGATCTTACCTTTTAAATTAGGGCTTAAAAAGGCAATTAAAAGTTTAAATTTTCATGTAACTAATGAACTTCCTAAAATGAAAAATGAAATAGGTCTTTTTCTTATTGCAGGGATGTTTGGGGTAAGTATAAGTACCTTACTTGTTGGCTTTAATATTGAATTTCCCTTTGAAAGGTTTGATGGTCTTAGTGCTTCTATTATACTTTTGGTACAAATATTATTATCTTTTGTAGGGATACATCCAATTATTACAATTGCAATAATTGGAAATTGGACAGGAGATATAAATCATACTTTATTAGCTATGACTTTTTTGATGGCTTGGTCAACATCCGTATGTACTTCTCCTTTTAGTGGGGTAAACTTGACAATGCAAGCAAGATATGGCTTAAACACTTTTGAAATATTTAAAACAAATTTTCTTTATGCTTTAAAGATGTATATCATTTGTGTTATAATCCTTTTTCTTTTAGCCAATTATCTAGGAATTTAA
- a CDS encoding transporter, whose product MNILLIILGKIFPLYITILAGYLLTRFFKIKREQIAFLLVYILGPVVIFFAVLSIEINFQLIFLPLFIFLFGTTIAFYILKKYKNEWNDASVNTLAFTCGTGNTGYFGIPLAMILLEPNAANIFIFGTLASLLYENTTGFYVTAKGSFTARESIMKILKLPLLYAFIAGVIFNILGFRTPEFIVPYFENFKWAYGLLGMMMLGMGMKGFNIHEDFDRKYIRISYFFKFIFWPGVILAIIFIDKTFINFLNDEIYKVMFLFSIVPLAGNTVTLAVLLKAKPEKASFTVLLSTLISIVYIPVVLALYGGF is encoded by the coding sequence TTGAATATATTATTAATAATTTTAGGGAAAATCTTTCCTTTATATATAACAATACTTGCAGGCTATCTTTTAACAAGATTTTTTAAAATAAAAAGGGAACAAATAGCTTTTTTATTAGTGTATATCTTAGGACCTGTTGTTATATTTTTTGCAGTTTTATCTATTGAGATAAATTTTCAATTGATATTTTTGCCACTTTTTATATTTTTATTTGGTACTACTATCGCTTTTTATATATTAAAAAAGTATAAAAATGAATGGAATGATGCCAGCGTTAATACCTTGGCTTTTACTTGTGGAACAGGAAACACTGGATATTTTGGTATCCCTTTAGCTATGATTTTATTAGAACCAAATGCTGCAAATATTTTTATTTTTGGAACATTGGCTTCTTTATTATATGAAAATACTACAGGGTTTTATGTAACTGCAAAGGGAAGTTTTACAGCAAGAGAATCTATAATGAAGATTTTAAAATTGCCATTACTTTATGCTTTTATTGCAGGAGTTATTTTTAATATACTTGGATTTAGAACACCTGAATTTATTGTTCCATATTTTGAAAATTTTAAATGGGCTTATGGTTTATTAGGTATGATGATGCTTGGTATGGGGATGAAAGGGTTTAATATCCATGAGGATTTTGATAGAAAGTATATAAGAATCTCTTACTTTTTTAAATTTATATTTTGGCCAGGGGTTATTTTGGCAATAATATTTATAGATAAAACATTTATAAACTTTTTAAATGATGAGATATATAAAGTTATGTTTTTATTTTCAATAGTACCTTTAGCTGGAAATACAGTAACCCTAGCAGTTTTACTAAAAGCAAAACCTGAAAAAGCTTCCTTTACTGTACTTCTTTCAACTTTAATTTCTATAGTTTATATACCTGTAGTTTTAGCTTTGTATGGTGGATTTTAA
- a CDS encoding NlpC/P60 family protein: MIKNLLLLLLISIVITGCASNNQKYVVASDMSEYAVLETNPNLDKNLITNLDYQEIISNNEYKKILQKPKKVLEKQKQLAHVEAALMEFYNEWKGVKYKFGGDTKKGIDCSAFTQKVFKEKFNLKIPRTTRTQVKVGKTVKKAELKLGDLIFFKTGKIDRHVGIYIGHGEFMHASIKGVKVTKLNKPFYKKAYWTSKRVIN; the protein is encoded by the coding sequence ATGATAAAAAACTTATTGTTACTTTTATTAATATCAATAGTTATAACAGGTTGTGCATCAAATAACCAAAAATATGTAGTAGCTAGCGATATGAGTGAATATGCTGTACTTGAGACAAATCCAAATTTAGACAAGAATTTAATTACCAATTTAGATTACCAAGAGATTATTTCAAACAATGAATATAAAAAGATTTTACAAAAACCTAAAAAAGTTCTTGAAAAACAAAAACAACTAGCCCATGTAGAAGCAGCCTTAATGGAGTTTTATAATGAATGGAAGGGTGTAAAATATAAGTTTGGGGGAGATACAAAAAAAGGTATCGACTGTTCAGCTTTTACCCAAAAAGTTTTTAAAGAAAAATTTAATTTAAAAATTCCAAGAACTACTAGAACACAAGTTAAAGTTGGGAAAACAGTAAAAAAAGCTGAACTAAAACTTGGAGACTTAATATTTTTCAAAACAGGAAAAATTGACAGACACGTGGGTATCTATATAGGACATGGAGAGTTTATGCACGCTTCAATAAAAGGGGTAAAAGTTACAAAACTAAATAAACCTTTTTATAAAAAAGCCTATTGGACTTCAAAAAGAGTGATTAATTAA
- a CDS encoding NlpC/P60 family protein, with protein MKSFILKFIIFTLILIFQGCSTKTISDIDYNKYNKLSNNLDYNKIYDNLLTQYRDWRGVKYKYGGYSKSGIDCSAFVQRTFKEQLFIDIPRTTTLQKKLGKEVELDKLATGDLIFFKTGFKTNHVGIYLKNGKFMHVSTKKGVIISRLNNPYYSKHLWKIKRVLY; from the coding sequence GTGAAAAGTTTTATTTTAAAGTTTATTATTTTTACACTAATTTTAATCTTTCAAGGATGTAGTACAAAAACTATATCAGATATTGATTACAATAAGTATAATAAACTCTCGAATAATTTAGATTATAACAAAATTTATGATAATTTACTAACACAATATAGAGATTGGAGAGGTGTAAAATATAAATATGGTGGCTATTCAAAAAGTGGAATAGATTGTTCAGCATTTGTTCAAAGAACATTTAAAGAGCAACTTTTTATAGATATTCCAAGAACAACTACTTTACAAAAAAAATTAGGTAAAGAGGTTGAACTAGATAAATTGGCAACTGGTGATTTAATATTCTTCAAAACAGGATTTAAAACAAACCATGTAGGCATATATTTAAAAAATGGAAAATTTATGCATGTATCCACAAAAAAAGGGGTTATTATCTCTAGGCTGAATAACCCATATTATTCAAAGCATCTCTGGAAAATAAAAAGAGTATTATACTAA
- a CDS encoding SIMPL domain-containing protein — protein MSTKSIYFLGVSFLLGMFTLGYFLTKSVSLYKQYDRSVTVKGLSQKEFKADIVLWPIKFVTLDSDLVKLNNRVDEYTNLILDFLEKNGIKKDEITIQSPSITDKLENDYSNKNFQYRYVANRVINIYSKDVDKIRENISKLTSLINKGIVFRFNDYDTRVEYIFTKLNEVKPQMIEESTKKAREVAIKFAKDSNSKLGKIKKARQGQFSISNRDKNTPYIKKVRVVSTIEYYLSD, from the coding sequence ATTAGTACAAAGTCTATATATTTTTTGGGAGTATCTTTTTTACTTGGAATGTTTACTTTGGGATATTTTTTAACAAAAAGTGTATCTTTATATAAACAGTATGACAGAAGTGTAACTGTTAAAGGCTTATCTCAAAAAGAGTTTAAAGCAGATATTGTTTTATGGCCTATTAAATTTGTAACTTTAGATTCTGATTTAGTAAAATTGAATAATAGAGTTGATGAATATACTAATCTAATATTAGATTTTCTTGAAAAAAATGGAATCAAAAAGGATGAAATTACTATTCAATCCCCTTCTATTACAGATAAACTGGAAAATGATTATTCAAATAAAAATTTTCAATATAGATATGTAGCCAATAGAGTTATTAATATATATTCAAAGGATGTAGATAAAATAAGAGAAAACATATCAAAATTAACCTCTTTAATAAATAAAGGGATAGTGTTTCGTTTTAATGATTATGATACAAGAGTAGAATATATTTTTACAAAATTAAATGAAGTAAAACCACAGATGATTGAAGAGTCTACAAAAAAAGCCAGAGAGGTAGCTATAAAATTTGCAAAAGATTCAAATAGTAAATTAGGGAAAATTAAAAAGGCAAGACAGGGACAATTCTCAATTTCGAATAGGGATAAAAACACCCCTTACATAAAAAAAGTTAGAGTGGTTTCAACTATTGAGTATTATTTAAGTGATTAA
- the alaS gene encoding alanine--tRNA ligase, producing the protein MDIRKEYLEFFKNKGHEVISSMPLVPDDPTLMFTNAGMVQFKDIFTGAVPKPENPRATSCQLCVRAGGKHNDLENVGYTARHHTLFEMLGNFSFGDYFKEDAIAYAWEFVTVNLELSIDKLWVTVHDSDDEAFEIWSKYVNESRILRFGDKDNFWSMGDTGACGPCSEIFYDQGEEHFNGPEDKMGGEGDRFLEIWNLVFMQYERSADGTLTPLPKPSIDTGMGLERVIAIKEGVFNNFDSSNFQPIIKKLEELANKKANDENIGSFRVIADHLRANSFMLSQGILFGNEGRPYVNRRIMRRAVRHGYLLGFRKPFMAELYDTLCDIMGSHYTELVEQKKYVKEQMTLEEERFFKTIESGMALFNEELKNTKELFSGEIAFKLYDEKGFPLDLTEDMLRDKGIKVDAEKFDSLMNEQKAKAKAAWKGSGDSATEGDFKALIEKYGINEFVGYDTTSFNSKIVALLDEDFNEVEKLEKGSIGWVMLDKTPFYATSGGQEGDIGALEDDDHIAIVKETQKFHGLNLSKVKVENSDMTKGEKITSVVVNRWEIAKHHSATHLLQSALKMVLGDTVSQAGSLNNASRLRFDFTYPKAMTKEEIEEVEDLVNSMIARALKGNVEELPIEEAKEKGAIAMFGEKYGDVVRVVNFGDVSVEFCGGTHVRNTQDIGSFYITKESGVSAGVRRIEAVCGLSAISYTKNIISKMNEVQAEVKNTNVLVGIKKLKDQIKDLKKELDEAQNSISTPINEQMIGDTKIIVDIVKNGDIKKLVDDYKNGNDKVAILLIQAKGEKVMLVAGSKNTPIKAGDWIKNIAPIVGGGGGGRPDFAQAGGKDITKIKEAKEAALNFVKENLK; encoded by the coding sequence ATGGATATTAGAAAAGAGTATTTAGAGTTTTTTAAAAATAAAGGTCATGAGGTTATTTCCTCTATGCCACTTGTACCAGACGACCCTACATTGATGTTCACAAATGCAGGAATGGTTCAATTTAAAGATATATTTACAGGTGCTGTTCCTAAACCTGAAAATCCAAGAGCAACATCTTGTCAACTTTGTGTTAGAGCAGGTGGAAAACACAATGACTTAGAAAATGTAGGTTACACTGCACGTCACCATACACTATTTGAAATGTTAGGTAACTTTTCGTTTGGTGATTATTTTAAAGAAGATGCAATAGCTTATGCCTGGGAATTTGTTACAGTTAATCTTGAATTATCTATTGATAAATTATGGGTAACAGTTCATGATAGTGATGATGAAGCATTTGAAATTTGGTCAAAATATGTAAATGAATCAAGAATCTTAAGATTTGGAGACAAAGACAACTTCTGGTCAATGGGAGATACGGGGGCATGTGGACCTTGTTCTGAAATCTTTTATGACCAAGGAGAAGAACACTTCAATGGCCCTGAAGATAAAATGGGTGGAGAAGGTGATAGGTTCTTAGAGATTTGGAATTTAGTATTTATGCAATACGAAAGAAGTGCAGATGGAACATTAACTCCTCTTCCAAAGCCATCAATTGATACAGGTATGGGACTTGAAAGGGTTATTGCTATTAAAGAGGGTGTATTTAATAACTTTGATTCATCAAACTTCCAACCAATTATTAAAAAATTAGAAGAGTTAGCTAATAAAAAAGCTAATGATGAAAACATAGGTTCATTTAGAGTTATTGCAGACCATTTAAGAGCAAACTCATTTATGCTTTCTCAAGGTATTCTTTTTGGAAATGAGGGTAGACCTTATGTAAATAGAAGAATTATGAGAAGAGCTGTTAGACATGGTTATTTACTTGGGTTTAGAAAACCTTTTATGGCTGAGCTTTATGATACACTTTGTGATATTATGGGTTCTCATTATACAGAGCTTGTTGAACAAAAAAAATATGTAAAAGAACAAATGACTCTTGAAGAAGAGAGATTCTTTAAAACTATTGAATCGGGAATGGCTTTATTTAATGAAGAGTTAAAAAATACAAAAGAGTTATTTTCAGGTGAAATTGCATTTAAACTTTATGATGAAAAAGGTTTCCCTTTAGATTTAACAGAAGATATGTTAAGAGACAAAGGTATTAAAGTGGATGCTGAAAAATTTGATTCTCTAATGAATGAACAAAAAGCTAAAGCTAAAGCTGCTTGGAAAGGTAGTGGAGATAGTGCAACAGAGGGAGACTTCAAAGCTCTTATTGAAAAATATGGAATAAATGAATTTGTAGGTTATGATACAACCTCATTTAATTCAAAAATTGTTGCTTTACTTGATGAAGATTTTAATGAAGTTGAAAAACTTGAAAAAGGTTCAATTGGTTGGGTAATGCTTGACAAAACTCCATTCTATGCTACAAGTGGTGGACAAGAGGGAGATATTGGAGCATTAGAAGATGATGATCATATTGCTATAGTTAAAGAGACTCAAAAATTTCACGGTCTAAATCTTTCTAAAGTAAAAGTTGAAAACTCTGATATGACAAAAGGTGAAAAAATCACTTCGGTTGTTGTAAACAGATGGGAAATTGCAAAACACCACAGTGCTACACACCTTTTACAAAGTGCGTTAAAAATGGTTTTAGGGGATACTGTATCTCAAGCTGGATCACTAAACAATGCATCAAGACTTAGATTTGACTTCACATATCCAAAAGCTATGACAAAAGAGGAGATTGAAGAGGTTGAAGATTTAGTTAACTCAATGATTGCAAGAGCACTTAAAGGTAATGTTGAAGAGCTACCTATTGAAGAAGCAAAAGAGAAAGGTGCTATTGCTATGTTTGGTGAAAAATATGGTGATGTAGTAAGAGTAGTTAATTTTGGAGATGTTTCTGTAGAGTTTTGTGGTGGTACCCATGTGAGAAATACCCAAGATATAGGTTCTTTTTATATAACAAAAGAATCAGGTGTTAGTGCAGGTGTTAGAAGAATAGAAGCTGTTTGTGGATTATCTGCAATAAGTTATACAAAAAATATAATCTCTAAAATGAACGAGGTACAAGCAGAAGTAAAAAATACAAATGTACTAGTTGGAATAAAAAAATTAAAAGATCAAATCAAAGATCTTAAAAAAGAGCTTGATGAAGCACAAAACTCAATCTCAACTCCAATAAATGAGCAGATGATTGGTGATACAAAAATTATAGTTGATATAGTTAAAAATGGTGACATTAAAAAACTAGTAGATGATTATAAAAATGGTAATGACAAAGTTGCAATTTTACTTATTCAAGCAAAAGGTGAAAAAGTTATGTTAGTAGCTGGGTCTAAAAATACTCCTATTAAAGCTGGTGATTGGATTAAAAATATTGCTCCAATCGTTGGTGGAGGTGGTGGTGGAAGACCAGACTTCGCCCAAGCAGGTGGAAAAGATATAACAAAAATAAAAGAAGCAAAAGAAGCTGCACTTAACTTTGTAAAGGAAAACCTAAAATAG
- the trxA gene encoding thioredoxin has protein sequence MGKYVDLTPDNFEQVTSSGVSLVDFWAPWCGPCRMIAPVIEELAEEFEGKANICKVNTDEQQDLAVKYGIRSIPTIIFMKDGEIVDQMVGAASKQAFVDKINSLL, from the coding sequence ATGGGTAAATATGTAGATTTAACTCCTGATAACTTCGAGCAAGTTACTAGTTCTGGTGTATCATTAGTCGATTTTTGGGCTCCATGGTGCGGACCTTGTAGAATGATTGCTCCAGTAATTGAAGAATTAGCTGAAGAATTTGAAGGAAAAGCTAATATTTGTAAAGTAAATACAGATGAGCAACAAGACTTAGCGGTTAAGTATGGAATTAGATCTATTCCAACTATTATTTTTATGAAAGATGGTGAAATTGTAGATCAAATGGTTGGTGCAGCATCAAAACAAGCTTTCGTGGATAAAATTAACTCTTTATTATAA
- a CDS encoding DASS family sodium-coupled anion symporter has translation MSNNVKMAIPIVIAVVVALLPTPEGLAVNAHYFFAVFLGVIVGLILEPIPPALIGLVGVAFCATFGLVGESAKEARNWALSGFSNGVIWLIFAAFMFALGYKKSGLGKRISLLLVKKLGKTTLGLGYAVAFADGILSPFMPSNTARSAGTIFPIAINIPQMFNSLPDNEPRKIGSYISWVAIAATCVTSSMFLTALAPNLLAVSLVEKNIGVAIEWGTWFYTLAIIMVPLFLAVPYLAYIIYPPEQKYSPEAPAWAAAELEKMGSISKKEILMLCFGILALVLWIFGKQIGVNGTVAAIAVLCLLVLFNVISWEDVITNKGAINVFIWFATLVAMAGGLKKVGYLKWASGLISSWLVGLDPVMIGIILVVLFFLFHYLFASVTAHVVALLPLFLGISANLLPTEMLQPTAMLLVGSLGLMGIITPYATGPSPIWYGAGYISQAKWWTLGGIFGALFLAALVLLGFIIL, from the coding sequence ATGAGCAATAATGTAAAAATGGCAATTCCAATAGTAATTGCGGTTGTTGTAGCACTACTTCCTACACCAGAAGGTTTAGCAGTAAATGCACACTATTTCTTCGCAGTGTTTTTAGGAGTAATTGTTGGGCTTATTTTGGAGCCTATCCCACCTGCACTAATAGGTTTAGTAGGTGTTGCATTTTGTGCAACTTTTGGATTAGTTGGTGAAAGTGCAAAAGAAGCAAGAAACTGGGCTTTAAGTGGTTTTTCTAATGGGGTAATTTGGTTGATTTTTGCAGCATTTATGTTTGCATTAGGGTATAAAAAATCCGGCCTTGGAAAACGTATATCTTTACTCTTGGTGAAAAAATTAGGTAAAACAACACTTGGGTTGGGTTATGCTGTAGCATTTGCTGATGGTATTTTGTCTCCATTTATGCCTTCAAATACAGCAAGAAGTGCAGGGACTATTTTCCCTATTGCGATTAACATTCCACAAATGTTTAATTCATTACCAGATAATGAACCAAGAAAAATAGGTTCATATATTTCATGGGTTGCTATTGCTGCAACTTGTGTTACTAGTTCAATGTTTTTAACTGCATTAGCACCAAACTTGCTAGCAGTTTCATTAGTTGAAAAAAATATTGGTGTTGCTATTGAGTGGGGAACTTGGTTTTATACATTAGCAATAATTATGGTACCTTTATTTTTAGCAGTACCATATTTAGCATATATAATTTATCCACCTGAACAAAAATATTCTCCTGAAGCTCCAGCTTGGGCTGCTGCAGAGTTAGAGAAAATGGGTTCAATTTCTAAAAAAGAGATATTAATGTTATGCTTTGGTATCTTAGCTTTAGTTTTATGGATATTTGGAAAACAAATTGGAGTTAATGGAACAGTTGCTGCAATTGCAGTACTTTGTTTATTGGTTCTATTTAATGTAATATCTTGGGAAGATGTAATTACAAATAAAGGTGCAATCAATGTATTTATCTGGTTTGCTACTTTAGTTGCAATGGCAGGAGGATTGAAAAAAGTTGGATACTTAAAATGGGCATCTGGCCTTATTTCAAGTTGGTTAGTTGGTCTTGATCCAGTTATGATAGGTATTATATTAGTGGTATTATTTTTCTTATTCCACTATTTATTTGCGAGTGTAACTGCACATGTTGTTGCTTTACTTCCTTTATTTTTAGGAATTTCAGCAAACCTATTACCAACTGAGATGCTTCAACCAACTGCAATGTTACTTGTTGGTTCTCTAGGTCTTATGGGAATTATAACTCCATATGCTACAGGGCCATCACCAATTTGGTATGGAGCAGGATATATCTCTCAAGCAAAATGGTGGACATTAGGTGGAATCTTTGGGGCTTTATTCTTAGCTGCCTTAGTTCTACTTGGATTTATTATTCTTTAA